One window of Marinobacterium aestuarii genomic DNA carries:
- a CDS encoding heme ABC transporter ATP-binding protein has protein sequence MTLQASALSVQRSGRFLLDRVDVSLTPGSLTVVLGPNGAGKSTLLHVLAGLERADTGSVRLNDQPLLSMDSLERARRLAVMTQDQPLDFAFSVEDVVSLGAYPLGLGRAEERAHCRSGLQRLELQTLAARNYLSLSGGEQQRVQLARVLAQCGEETAVLLLDEPVSAMDLRHQHLCLRQLRTLADAGAAVLVILHDLALAARYADRVLLLKQGRVLAQGAMLETMTPYCLSTLFDVRVEVALVEGVPRFSSSFADDTVLP, from the coding sequence ATGACGCTGCAGGCGAGTGCTTTGAGCGTGCAGCGCAGTGGCCGTTTTCTGCTGGACAGGGTCGATGTCAGTCTGACGCCGGGCTCCCTGACGGTCGTGCTGGGCCCCAACGGTGCGGGCAAGTCGACCCTGCTGCATGTGCTGGCGGGGCTGGAGCGGGCGGATACGGGCAGCGTGCGGCTGAATGATCAGCCGTTGCTTTCGATGGATTCACTTGAACGTGCCCGCAGGCTCGCGGTCATGACCCAGGATCAGCCGCTGGATTTTGCCTTTAGCGTCGAGGACGTGGTGTCGCTGGGTGCTTACCCTCTGGGGCTGGGACGGGCCGAAGAGCGGGCGCATTGCCGCAGCGGGCTGCAAAGACTGGAGTTGCAGACGCTGGCAGCGCGTAACTATCTGAGCCTGTCCGGTGGCGAGCAGCAGCGGGTACAGCTGGCGCGGGTGCTGGCGCAGTGCGGTGAAGAGACGGCGGTGCTGCTGCTGGATGAACCGGTTAGCGCAATGGATTTGAGGCATCAGCACCTGTGCCTGCGGCAGTTGCGTACATTGGCGGATGCCGGGGCGGCGGTGTTGGTGATTCTGCATGATCTGGCGTTGGCGGCGCGTTATGCCGACCGGGTACTGCTGCTGAAACAGGGGCGAGTACTGGCGCAGGGAGCCATGCTGGAGACCATGACGCCATACTGCCTGAGCACGCTGTTCGACGTCCGTGTCGAGGTCGCTCTGGTAGAGGGTGTACCGCGCTTTAGTTCGTCATTCGCCGATGACACCGTCCTGCCTTAG
- a CDS encoding FecCD family ABC transporter permease — translation MSAHRLGLLLWLLLLPVVLISLWVGPVSLSSDALLQPGSRDWLILFELRLPRLVMSLAAGAILAITGASIQALFRNSLADPGLIGISAGAALAAVAVLVFGGAWLLGPFGPVLVPLAAFAGGLLVTALVLRIARTPRGVSVTTMLLAGIALNSIAAAAIGVMKYFSDELSLRQVTFWLLGNLHSTDWGSALLLLAIGGPVLLLLLREGQQLNLLLLGESQARLLGVVTSRLRRRLVLLVALGVGTVVSLGGLIGFIGLVVPHLVRLLCGPDNRALLPLSALLGALLLTLADILARLLVSPAELPIGIVTALIGGPFFLLMILYRQRGRV, via the coding sequence ATGTCCGCGCACCGGCTGGGTCTGCTGTTATGGCTGCTGTTGTTGCCCGTGGTATTGATTTCCCTCTGGGTGGGCCCTGTCTCGCTGTCGTCTGATGCGCTGTTGCAGCCGGGCTCGCGGGACTGGCTGATTCTGTTTGAGCTGAGGCTGCCGCGATTGGTGATGTCGCTGGCGGCGGGCGCCATTCTGGCCATTACAGGCGCGTCCATTCAGGCGCTGTTTCGCAATTCGCTGGCTGACCCCGGCCTGATAGGCATCAGTGCCGGTGCTGCGCTGGCGGCGGTGGCGGTACTGGTCTTCGGCGGCGCCTGGCTGCTGGGACCCTTTGGGCCTGTGCTGGTGCCGCTGGCAGCATTCGCAGGCGGCTTGCTGGTGACGGCACTGGTGCTGCGCATAGCGCGCACGCCACGCGGCGTTTCGGTGACGACCATGCTGCTGGCGGGTATTGCCCTGAACAGCATTGCGGCGGCCGCCATTGGTGTCATGAAGTATTTCAGTGACGAGCTGTCGTTGCGTCAGGTGACCTTCTGGCTACTGGGGAACCTGCACAGCACCGACTGGGGCAGTGCTCTCTTGCTGCTGGCTATCGGTGGACCTGTGTTGCTGCTGTTGCTGCGCGAGGGTCAGCAACTCAATCTGCTGCTGTTGGGAGAATCTCAGGCGCGCTTGCTGGGCGTCGTCACATCGCGTCTGCGCCGCCGGCTGGTACTGCTGGTGGCTCTGGGCGTGGGTACTGTGGTGTCCCTTGGCGGTTTGATCGGCTTTATCGGCCTGGTGGTACCGCACCTGGTGCGGCTGCTGTGTGGGCCGGACAACCGCGCCTTGCTGCCGCTATCGGCGCTGCTCGGTGCGCTCTTGCTGACACTCGCCGATATTCTGGCACGGCTGCTGGTGAGCCCGGCGGAGCTGCCTATCGGCATCGTCACGGCGCTGATTGGCGGGCCTTTCTTCCTGTTGATGATTCTGTACCGGCAGCGGGGGCGCGTATGA
- a CDS encoding energy transducer TonB → MQGPIPRKTLSPLLLMLLLSGAAHLLLAASWLASGDGPSAGATRGRTAGESHIQIQMAAPAPDAVVAPAPEDMPLQPAPTPEPAPAIESARALASTAAPVKNTAQPQPQPQPQPQPQPQPQPQPQPPVSEPEPERQPEPDPFPDPVPAPIADSMVADAGGAASAASASVVAPALAGAQEADGPIEQQQASWRSPPQPPAYPPLARRRDQEGEVLLRLDLDTQGRVTAAQVLQSSGYPLLDRAALAAGSGWQLLPARINGVAVTSYVRIPVQFRLDQ, encoded by the coding sequence GTGCAAGGCCCGATACCCCGCAAGACACTGAGCCCCTTGTTGCTGATGCTGCTGCTCTCGGGCGCGGCACACCTTCTGCTGGCCGCCTCCTGGCTGGCGTCGGGGGACGGCCCCAGTGCGGGCGCAACCAGGGGGCGTACTGCCGGCGAGTCACATATTCAGATACAGATGGCGGCGCCAGCCCCGGACGCGGTAGTGGCTCCGGCGCCTGAAGATATGCCGCTGCAGCCAGCGCCAACGCCAGAACCTGCGCCTGCAATAGAGTCAGCAAGAGCGCTTGCGAGCACTGCCGCTCCCGTCAAAAATACTGCACAGCCACAGCCACAGCCACAGCCACAGCCACAGCCACAGCCACAGCCACAGCCACAGCCACAGCCACCCGTATCCGAACCTGAACCCGAGCGTCAGCCCGAGCCGGATCCTTTTCCGGATCCTGTGCCTGCACCGATAGCGGACTCAATGGTGGCTGATGCTGGCGGCGCGGCCTCTGCGGCTTCTGCATCAGTTGTGGCGCCGGCGCTGGCCGGCGCCCAGGAGGCAGATGGACCGATCGAGCAGCAACAGGCCAGCTGGCGCAGCCCGCCCCAGCCGCCGGCGTATCCGCCACTGGCACGGCGTCGCGACCAGGAGGGGGAGGTGCTGCTGCGGCTGGATCTGGATACCCAGGGACGGGTAACGGCGGCACAGGTGCTGCAATCGTCCGGTTATCCGCTGCTCGACAGGGCTGCACTGGCGGCAGGCTCGGGCTGGCAGTTGCTGCCGGCACGAATCAATGGCGTCGCGGTGACCTCCTATGTGAGAATCCCGGTTCAATTTCGGCTGGACCAGTGA
- a CDS encoding Rieske (2Fe-2S) protein: MTVLCNISEIPAQSARGFTLDGRALVAVHHNGRFFVYENRCPHRGVELEWQPDQFFDFEGNYIQCATHGALFKIDTGECIAGPCNGQALNQVAFSQIDCQIVLL, translated from the coding sequence ATGACTGTCCTTTGCAACATCAGCGAGATTCCGGCCCAGAGTGCCCGCGGCTTTACCCTGGATGGCCGCGCACTGGTTGCCGTACACCATAACGGTCGTTTTTTCGTCTACGAGAACCGCTGCCCCCATCGAGGTGTCGAGCTCGAATGGCAGCCCGACCAGTTTTTCGACTTTGAAGGCAACTATATTCAGTGCGCCACCCACGGTGCCCTGTTCAAGATAGACACCGGCGAATGTATCGCCGGCCCCTGCAACGGTCAGGCGCTCAACCAGGTGGCATTCAGTCAGATAGACTGCCAGATAGTGCTGCTCTAG
- the sfsA gene encoding DNA/RNA nuclease SfsA, producing the protein MQLTDLIEGRLLRRYKRFLADVELSDGRCVTVHCPNTGSMRNCAEPGSRVWLLDSGNPKRKYPLGWELVEVEGRHLASINTGRANALVREAIEQGRIEELAGYRSIRQEVPYGEERSRIDLVLSEGAVADAWIEVKNVTLLEADGWGSFPDAVTLRGQKHLRELMLLARQGVRAVLLFCVPHGGIERVRPADAIDPAYGRLLREARDGGVELLAYGAMPTPDELVLSRRLEIVL; encoded by the coding sequence ATGCAGCTGACCGATCTGATAGAAGGGCGCCTGCTGCGCCGCTACAAGCGTTTTCTGGCCGACGTTGAGTTGTCGGATGGGCGCTGCGTCACGGTGCACTGCCCCAATACCGGTTCCATGCGCAACTGTGCCGAGCCTGGCAGTCGGGTCTGGCTGCTGGATTCCGGCAACCCCAAACGTAAATATCCGCTTGGCTGGGAGCTGGTGGAGGTGGAAGGGCGTCATCTGGCCTCAATCAATACCGGGCGTGCCAATGCGCTGGTGCGCGAAGCCATTGAGCAGGGCCGGATTGAGGAGCTGGCCGGCTATCGCAGTATTCGCCAGGAAGTGCCCTATGGCGAAGAGCGCAGCCGCATTGATCTGGTGCTCAGTGAGGGCGCCGTTGCCGATGCCTGGATTGAGGTCAAGAACGTGACCCTGCTCGAAGCGGATGGCTGGGGCAGTTTTCCCGATGCGGTGACGCTGCGCGGGCAAAAGCATCTGCGAGAACTGATGCTGCTGGCCCGCCAGGGTGTGCGGGCGGTGCTGCTGTTCTGTGTGCCCCACGGCGGTATCGAGCGGGTACGGCCTGCCGATGCGATAGATCCGGCCTACGGGCGGTTATTGCGTGAGGCGCGTGATGGCGGCGTGGAGCTGTTAGCTTATGGCGCCATGCCGACACCTGATGAGCTGGTGCTGAGTCGCCGGCTTGAGATCGTGCTCTAG
- a CDS encoding pyridoxal phosphate-dependent aminotransferase yields the protein MTARWSDRVGDIESFKVMDLLKRARELETLGHDVVHMEVGEPDFPTAAPIAQAARVAIEQGHTQYTPATGIPELREAIAGFYQQRYGLDIAPQRIIVTAGASGALLMVFALLANPGQTFMMSDPGYPCNRQFLRLIEARAQLIPVDADCNFQLTPAQVRQHWHSETAGVLLASPANPTGSVLNAAELAALAEVVRQQGGHLVVDELYHGLTYGFDAPTVLQVEPDAFVINSFSKYFGMTGWRLGWIVAPEQAVPELEKLAQNLYISPSTVSQHAALAAFKPETLAILEARRHEFGARRDRLVCGLRELGLGVPVAPEGAFYVYADVSHLTDNAFEFCWDLLESEYLAVTPGLDFGQYRANDFIRFSYTTSLERIELGLERLRRRLAR from the coding sequence ATGACAGCGCGCTGGAGTGACCGGGTTGGTGATATCGAATCCTTCAAGGTGATGGATTTGCTCAAACGTGCCCGCGAACTGGAAACCCTGGGGCATGATGTGGTGCATATGGAGGTGGGGGAACCTGACTTTCCGACCGCCGCACCTATAGCCCAGGCAGCTCGAGTGGCAATCGAGCAGGGGCACACCCAGTACACGCCGGCAACAGGCATTCCTGAGCTGCGCGAGGCGATCGCCGGCTTTTATCAGCAGCGCTACGGCCTGGATATAGCGCCGCAGCGGATCATTGTTACCGCGGGAGCCTCCGGTGCCCTGCTGATGGTGTTTGCGCTGCTGGCCAACCCCGGCCAGACATTCATGATGAGTGACCCGGGTTACCCCTGTAACCGGCAGTTTCTGCGCCTGATCGAGGCCCGAGCCCAGCTCATTCCGGTGGATGCCGATTGCAACTTCCAGCTTACGCCGGCGCAGGTCAGGCAGCACTGGCACAGCGAGACCGCCGGTGTACTGCTGGCATCGCCGGCCAATCCGACGGGGTCGGTGCTGAATGCCGCCGAGCTGGCGGCGCTGGCCGAGGTGGTACGGCAGCAGGGTGGTCACCTGGTGGTGGATGAGCTGTACCACGGTCTGACCTATGGTTTCGATGCGCCGACGGTATTGCAGGTGGAGCCCGATGCTTTCGTGATTAACAGTTTCTCGAAATACTTTGGCATGACTGGCTGGCGACTCGGCTGGATAGTCGCACCGGAGCAGGCGGTGCCGGAGCTGGAGAAGCTGGCGCAAAACCTCTACATCTCGCCCTCGACGGTATCGCAGCATGCGGCTCTGGCGGCCTTCAAGCCCGAAACCCTGGCTATTCTGGAAGCCCGTCGGCATGAATTTGGCGCCCGGCGTGATCGCCTTGTCTGTGGTTTGCGCGAGCTGGGGCTGGGCGTGCCGGTAGCGCCCGAGGGGGCTTTTTACGTGTACGCCGATGTCAGTCATCTGACCGACAATGCCTTCGAGTTCTGCTGGGACCTGCTTGAATCCGAGTATCTGGCCGTGACGCCGGGGCTGGATTTTGGTCAGTACCGGGCCAATGACTTTATCCGTTTTTCCTATACCACCAGTCTTGAACGCATTGAACTCGGGCTGGAGCGTCTGCGCCGGCGGCTGGCCCGCTGA